The proteins below are encoded in one region of Belonocnema kinseyi isolate 2016_QV_RU_SX_M_011 chromosome 1, B_treatae_v1, whole genome shotgun sequence:
- the LOC117169257 gene encoding histone H2B-like, with protein MAPKTSGKAVKKAGKAQKNVAKTDKKKKRKRKESYAIYIYKVLKQVHPDTGVSSKAMSIMNSFVNDLFERIAAESSRLAHYNKRSTITSREIQTAVRLILPGELAKHAVSEGTKAVTKYTSSK; from the coding sequence ATGGCCCCTAAAACGAGTGGTAAAGCAGTCAAGAAGGCTGGTAAAGCCCAGAAAAATGTCGCTAAGACCGACAAGAAGAAGAAGCGTAAGAGGAAGGAAAGCTACGCTATCTACATCTACAAAGTCTTGAAACAGGTTCATCCTGATACTGGAGTCTCCAGCAAGGCAATGAGCATCATGAACAGCTTCGTTAACGATCTCTTCGAACGTATTGCCGCTGAATCTTCCCGTTTGGCTCATTACAACAAGAGATCCACCATCACATCTCGGGAGATCCAGACTGCTGTCAGGCTTATTCTTCCTGGTGAACTCGCCAAGCACGCAGTCTCTGAGGGTACAAAGGCTGTGACCAAATATAcaagttcaaaataa
- the LOC117167310 gene encoding zinc finger protein 277 produces MTEKRSSPTRDLGLKSQFKELDDKPAETKCLLCETAFILPTNEKDFLTHIFKEHRLVIGDVDKIASLKSYVYYWRVKFREEPLTTFCTSFLSDYTPDGKPSINEPYFLLSDCISEDKTLREELQREKLEWILAEQLSERKDTKFKRGCMFCRLEFSESRLDYIKHLSEKHNIQLGKPENLVLLDQLLDKIQNSIESLICIYCEKEFKDRSVLKEHMRKKLHKRINPNNKSYDKFYITNYLEPGYTWRQKQDQIVETEDPSGFSSENEDENWSDWDSENADITCLFCEFIKKEYKDILHHMKEDHNFDFEEITKELNFYQKVKIVNYLRKQMYVKRCVFCDTEFEKVVDHMREKEHFKLPSKKIWDQPEFYFPMYESDSFLYNLDSNSKDDDDSASETCE; encoded by the exons ATGACAGAAAAAA GAAGCAGTCCGACTCGCGATTTGGGATTAAAATCTCAATTTAAGGAGCTGGACGACAAACCAGCAGAGACAAAATGTTTATTATGCGAAACTGCTTTTATTCTTCCCACAAATGAAAAAGACTTCCTAACCCACATTTTCAAGGAGCATCGATTAGTTATAGGAGATGTGGATAAAATAGCGAGTCTCAAAAG TTACGTTTATTATTGGAGAGTAAAATTTCGAGAAGAGCCCTTAACTACATTTTGCACGAGTTTCTTGAGTGATTACACTCCAGACGGAAAACCCAGTATAAACgaaccttattttttattatcggaTTGCATTTCTGAAGATAAAACGCTCAGGGAAGAATTGCAGAGGGAAAAATTG gAATGGATACTGGCTGAGCAGCTGAGCGAAAGAAAAGACACAAAGTTCAAAAGAGGTTGCATGTTTTGTAGACTCGAATTTTCCGAATCTCGTCTCGATTATATAAAACATCTTTCGGAAAAGCACAATATTCAGCTGGGAAAGCCTGAGAATTTAGTGTTACTTGATCAACTTCTAGACAAAATTCAAAACAGTatagaaag TTTAATCTGCATTTACTGTGAGAAAGAATTTAAGGATAGATCTGTGCTGAAAGAACACATGAGGAAAAAATTGCACAAGCGTATCAATCCTAATAATAAATCCTACGATAAATTTTACATCACGAATTATTTGGAACCGGGTTATACTTGGAGACAAAAGCag gatCAGATTGTCGAAACGGAAGATCCGAGTGGGTTTAGTAGTGAAAACGAAGATGAAAATTGGTCAGATTGGGATAGTGAAAATGCCGATATCACTtgtttattttgtgaatttataaaaaaggaatACAAAGATATTTTGCATCACATGAAGGAGGATCACAATTTCGATTTCGAGGAGATTACGAAGgagctgaatttttatcaaaaagtgaaAATAGTCAATTATTTGAGAAAGCAGATGTATGTGAAAAGGTGTGTTTTTTGTGATACCGAATTCGAAAAAGTCGTGGATCATATGAGAGAGAAGGAGCATTTTAAATTACCTTCGAAGAAAATTTGGGATCAACCAGA attttatttCCCAATGTACGAAAGCGActcttttttatacaatttggattcaaattcaaaagatGATGACGATTCAGCGTCGGAAACTTGCgagtga
- the LOC117175172 gene encoding lethal(2)neighbour of tid protein: MAPRREHRSTKKTWLKKVPTLNEIISLATDPRKLAIPAGIFIIFEVILNIFVIEKVPYTEIDWKAYMQEVEGFLNGTWDYSKLKGETGPLVYPAGFVYIFSILYYVTSLGKNVKLAQYFFATLYVTLLILVFRIYSKTKKVPPYALILICCTSYRIHSIFVLRLFNDPLAIVLFFASLNAFLEEKWYWGSIFYSLAVSVKMNILLFAPALLLAYLVNLGLTKTAIQLFICGAIQLILGLPFLIVNPVAYLKGAFDLGRIFEHQWTVNWRFLPEDLFVDKYFHIALLVLHLLTLAIFTPGWITYLKSYSKLKAIEREIEPQLRKKEKFDTSAMSQLFILPLFTANLIGITFSRSLHYQFYVWYYHTLPYLAWSANYSTVTRFVILGIIELCWNTYPSTIYSSAGLHLCHIFLLFNLYRNTARGEKRA; encoded by the coding sequence ATGGCGCCACGCCGAGAACACCGTTCTACCAAAAAAACCTGGCTGAAAAAAGTTCCCACACTGAACGAAATTATTTCTCTTGCCACCGATCCTCGGAAACTTGCAATTCCGGCAGGTATTTTCATCATCTTCGAGGTAATCCTCAATATTTTCGTGATCGAAAAAGTGCCCTACACCGAAATCGACTGGAAAGCTTACATGCAGGAAGTTGAAGGATTTTTGAACGGCACTTGGGATTACTCGAAATTAAAAGGAGAGACAGGACCTCTCGTTTATCCTGCAggatttgtatatattttttcaattttatactacGTAACCTCCCTCGGGAAAAATGTCAAACTAGCACAATATTTTTTCGCAACCCTCTACGTCACTCTTTTAATTCTAGTCTTTCGAATTTActcaaaaacgaaaaaagtaCCACCTTACGCCTTAATTTTAATCTGCTGCACTTCCTACAGAATTCACTCGATTTTTGTATTAAGACTCTTCAACGATCCGCTGGCGATTGTCTTATTTTTCGCGAGTCTGAATGCATTCTTGGAGGAAAAATGGTACTGGGGAAGTATTTTCTACAGTTTAGCTGTCTCtgtgaaaatgaatattttactctTCGCGCCAGCTTTGCTCCTTGCGTATTTAGTCAATTTAGGATTAACGAAAACTGcgatacaattatttatttgcgGAGCAATCCAATTAATATTGGGTTTgccatttttgattgtaaatcccGTGGCTTATCTCAAAGGGGCTTTCGATTTGGGAAGAATTTTCGAACATCAATGGACCGTCAATTGGCGATTTTTACCCGAAGATTTGTTCGttgataaatattttcatattgcACTTTTGGTTCTTCATTTGCTAACACTGGCAATTTTCACACCTGGATGGATCACTTATCTGAAatcttattcaaaattgaaagctATCGAGAGGGAAATTGAACCTCAGCTTCGCAAAAAGGAGAAATTTGATACTTCTGCGATGTCTCAGCTGTTTATTTTGCCACTGTTTACGGCAAATTTGATTGGAATTACTTTTAGCAGATCGTTGCATTATCAATTTTATGTTTGGTATTATCACACACTGCCGTATTTGGCCTGGTCTGCGAATTATTCAACAGTGACGAGATTTGTCATTTTAGGAATTATTGAATTGTGCTGGAATACTTATCCTAGTACAATTTACAGCAGTGCGGGACTACACTTGtgtcatatttttttgctttttaatttgtACAGAAACACTGCGAGAGGCGAAAAAAGGGCGTGA